A window from Vulpes vulpes isolate BD-2025 unplaced genomic scaffold, VulVul3 u000000703, whole genome shotgun sequence encodes these proteins:
- the LOC140596732 gene encoding vomeronasal type-1 receptor 1-like, whose protein sequence is MISSDIIWGIFFIFQTCIGFMGNSLLFTLYMYTCLIFPHKKKPVDMILAHLTLANALTLIFRGIPNIITSFGIRVEMGDTGCKTVLYIQRVTRSISLCTTALQSTFQAVTITPSSHKWAWLKYKIPAFLQPSLLFFWMINMAIYSVVLLRTVANRNITDDRLGYQIAYCKSSAHDGQISSIFLSTVFLRDLSFLSLMTCSSIYMVNILYRHHRAAQNVRSTIQSSRSPENKATHVILILVSCFVFFYWTNTFLTVYLVYTSKKKEQLEKFNNFFSSCYPTICSFFLIKNENRINFMKPPKRFFSS, encoded by the coding sequence ATGATTTCCAGTGACATaatttgggggattttctttatctttcaaactTGTATTGGTTTCATGGGGAATTCTttgttatttacattatatatgtacacatgtttaatttttcctcataAGAAGAAGCCTGTAGATATGATTCTTGCCCACTTAACTTTGGCTAATGCTCTGACGCTCATATTCAGAGGGATTCCAAATATAATTACATCTTTTGGAATTAGAGTGGAGATGGGCGATACTGGATGTAAAACAGTGCTCTATATTCAGAGAGTTACCCGGAGCATTTCTCTGTGCACAACCGCCCTCCAGAGTACATTTCAGGCAGTGACTATTACTCCAAGTAGTCATAAATGGGCCTGGCTCAAATACAAAATCCCTGCATTCCTTCAACCCTCCTTACTTTTCTTCTGGATGATCAACATGGCCATCTATTCTGTGGTCCTTTTACGAACTGTGGCCAACAGGAATATCACCGATGATAGACTTGGGTATCAGATTGCTTATTGTAAAAGCAGTGCACATGATGGCCAGATATCATCAATATTTCTAAGTACGGTATTCCTTCGagatttgtcctttctctctctgatgacaTGTAGTAGCATCTACATGGTGAATATCCTTTACAGACATCACAGAGCAGCTCAGAATGTTCGCAGTACCATCCAGTCTTCACGCTCTCCTGAAAACAAGGCTACTCACGTCATTCTCATACTGGTgagctgctttgttttcttttactggaCCAACACCTTTCTTACTGTTTATTTAGTTTATACAAGTAAGAAAAAGGAGCAACTGgagaaatttaataactttttttcatcATGTTACCCAactatctgttctttctttctaattaaaaatgaaaatagaataaatttcatgaaacccccaaaaagatttttctcttcttaa